A window of the Thalassospira indica genome harbors these coding sequences:
- the recA gene encoding recombinase RecA — translation MIQTALHLVDKDTMDKQKALEAALGQIERAFGKGSIMKLGQRESAVDISAISTGSLGLDIGLGIGGLPRGRIVEIYGPESSGKTTLALHTVAEAQKLGGTCAFVDAEHALDPGYARKLGVNTDELLISQPDAGEQALEIADTLVRSGAIDVLVVDSVAALVPRAELEGEMGDTHVGLQARLMSQALRKLTSSVSRSNCMVIFINQIRMKIGVMFGSPETTTGGNALKFYASVRLDIRRIGQIKDRDEVVGNQTRVKVVKNKMAPPFKQVEFDIMYGEGISKMGEILDLGVKAGIVEKSGSWFSYNSTRIGQGRENAKSFLRENPEMTKEIENSIRESAGLIAEAMTNMSEDEPVNDD, via the coding sequence ATGATTCAGACCGCGCTGCATTTGGTGGATAAGGATACTATGGATAAGCAGAAGGCACTCGAAGCCGCCCTTGGGCAGATCGAACGGGCATTTGGCAAAGGTTCGATTATGAAGCTGGGTCAGCGGGAAAGCGCCGTTGATATCTCAGCCATTTCAACCGGTTCGCTCGGTCTTGATATCGGACTGGGCATTGGCGGTCTGCCACGTGGCCGTATCGTCGAAATCTATGGTCCGGAAAGTTCGGGTAAAACCACGCTGGCGTTGCACACGGTTGCCGAAGCCCAGAAGCTTGGCGGCACCTGTGCGTTTGTCGATGCCGAACATGCGCTTGACCCGGGATATGCCCGCAAGCTTGGCGTGAATACCGACGAACTCCTGATTTCCCAGCCTGATGCCGGTGAACAGGCCCTTGAAATCGCCGATACGCTGGTGCGTTCTGGCGCGATTGATGTTCTGGTCGTCGATTCGGTTGCTGCCCTTGTCCCGCGCGCCGAACTTGAAGGTGAGATGGGCGATACGCACGTTGGTCTGCAGGCCCGCCTGATGAGCCAGGCACTGCGTAAACTGACGAGCTCGGTCTCGCGTTCGAACTGCATGGTCATCTTCATCAACCAGATCCGTATGAAGATCGGTGTGATGTTCGGCAGCCCGGAAACCACCACCGGTGGTAACGCGCTTAAATTCTATGCCTCGGTCCGTTTGGATATCCGTCGTATCGGTCAGATCAAGGACCGCGACGAAGTCGTTGGTAACCAGACGCGTGTCAAGGTCGTCAAAAACAAGATGGCCCCGCCGTTCAAGCAGGTCGAATTCGACATCATGTATGGCGAAGGCATTTCCAAGATGGGTGAAATCCTTGATCTTGGCGTCAAGGCCGGCATCGTCGAGAAATCCGGTTCCTGGTTCTCCTATAACTCGACCCGTATCGGTCAGGGCCGCGAGAACGCCAAGAGCTTCCTGCGCGAGAACCCGGAAATGACCAAGGAGATCGAAAACAGCATTCGCGAGAGTGCCGGTCTGATCGCCGAAGCCATGACCAATATGAGCGAAGACGAACCGGTCAACGACGATTGA
- a CDS encoding entericidin A/B family lipoprotein, whose protein sequence is METITKRLLAVLMVIGFGLALGACETAEGFGRDMEKLGKSIQDSADD, encoded by the coding sequence ATGGAAACGATCACAAAGCGTCTTCTGGCCGTTCTGATGGTTATTGGCTTTGGCCTTGCCCTTGGTGCCTGCGAAACTGCCGAAGGATTTGGTCGCGATATGGAAAAACTTGGTAAGTCGATTCAGGACAGTGCAGACGACTAG
- a CDS encoding helix-turn-helix domain-containing protein, protein MLVLPVPMIVALVLGFLFVRALVGQKTPKMLMALLLAAAAQSFLVGLVQYYGIDGLRWLQPITASAIPVMAWMAFVEASLRARLQRADLLNFSMPALVALCVFFLPVVIDAVLCSLFVGYGLAILVMLRRQRGDFAHMRLTSGQIPALVWRFIAITLILSAISDLLILLAKIDGNDEVAGVVLSVTSSIALLTIGFLSLSPDIAIDIALKDPVDDSQATLSSEQCQAIMNELNALQTQERLYLDPDLTLARISRRMRRPLKQISMAINTTTGENVSRYINKYRIEHACRMLDAGENVTNTMLESGFNTKSNFNREFLRITGKTPSQWQQQGST, encoded by the coding sequence ATGCTTGTTCTACCTGTTCCGATGATTGTGGCGCTGGTTTTAGGGTTCTTGTTTGTCCGCGCCCTTGTCGGCCAGAAAACGCCCAAGATGCTGATGGCGCTTCTGCTGGCGGCTGCCGCGCAAAGTTTTTTGGTCGGCCTTGTTCAATATTACGGCATTGATGGACTGAGATGGCTTCAGCCGATCACGGCTTCTGCCATTCCGGTCATGGCATGGATGGCGTTTGTTGAGGCAAGCCTTCGCGCCCGTTTACAACGCGCAGATCTGCTGAATTTTTCGATGCCTGCACTTGTCGCGCTCTGTGTCTTCTTTTTGCCTGTCGTGATTGATGCTGTGCTGTGCAGCCTTTTTGTCGGATATGGATTGGCAATTTTGGTGATGCTTCGTCGCCAACGGGGTGATTTTGCACATATGCGTCTGACATCGGGACAGATCCCTGCACTGGTCTGGCGTTTTATTGCGATTACACTGATCCTATCAGCCATCAGCGACCTGTTGATATTGCTGGCCAAGATTGACGGGAACGATGAGGTTGCCGGTGTGGTTCTCAGCGTCACCTCGTCAATCGCGCTCTTGACGATTGGCTTTCTCAGCCTGTCGCCAGACATTGCGATTGATATCGCATTGAAGGACCCGGTCGATGATAGCCAGGCCACATTAAGTTCTGAGCAATGTCAGGCCATCATGAACGAACTCAACGCGTTACAGACACAGGAACGGTTGTATCTTGATCCGGATCTGACCCTTGCCCGCATTTCCCGACGCATGAGACGTCCGCTCAAACAGATTTCAATGGCGATCAACACCACGACCGGTGAAAACGTGTCGCGCTATATCAATAAGTACCGGATTGAGCATGCCTGTCGCATGCTTGACGCGGGGGAAAATGTGACCAACACGATGCTTGAGAGCGGCTTTAACACCAAGTCCAACTTCAATCGTGAATTCCTGCGGATTACAGGCAAAACGCCAAGCCAATGGCAGCAACAAGGTTCCACCTAG
- a CDS encoding GNAT family N-acetyltransferase: MQTTSPRTAHLQTNRLHTDRLDLSAARLADIPDLYAFLGDRDAMRFTQCDESFAACRKRVLVHEWFRRRDGFAPWVVRLRTSGDIIGWGGLYTDPFDPGWGPELGYYLAPNAWGQGLGRELAAAALDYGRGRTSISCLTAFAHPQNSASRKLLLGLGFEAAGFVKEMNRDRFTLLLKTS; the protein is encoded by the coding sequence GTGCAGACGACTAGTCCGAGAACGGCCCATCTTCAGACCAACCGTCTTCACACAGACCGCCTCGACCTTTCGGCGGCCAGATTGGCCGACATCCCCGACCTTTATGCGTTCCTTGGTGATCGTGATGCCATGCGGTTCACCCAGTGTGATGAAAGCTTTGCGGCGTGCCGCAAGCGCGTACTGGTCCATGAATGGTTCCGACGTCGTGATGGATTTGCACCATGGGTCGTAAGGCTGCGCACGTCTGGCGACATCATCGGATGGGGCGGGCTTTATACCGATCCGTTTGATCCCGGTTGGGGGCCTGAGCTTGGCTATTATCTGGCGCCGAACGCTTGGGGGCAGGGGCTTGGCCGGGAACTGGCGGCTGCGGCGCTTGACTATGGGCGGGGCAGGACATCGATTTCGTGTCTGACCGCCTTTGCCCATCCGCAAAATTCGGCGTCGCGCAAATTGTTGCTGGGCCTTGGGTTTGAGGCCGCCGGGTTTGTCAAGGAAATGAACCGGGATCGATTCACATTATTGCTGAAAACTAGCTGA
- a CDS encoding DUF1328 domain-containing protein, whose protein sequence is MLGWAIFCLVLALIAAVLGFGGLAGTFVGIAKILFFVFLVLFVVSLVINALRGRRPPV, encoded by the coding sequence ATGTTAGGTTGGGCAATTTTCTGTTTGGTTCTGGCTCTGATCGCCGCCGTTCTTGGCTTTGGCGGCCTTGCCGGGACGTTCGTTGGAATCGCAAAGATCTTGTTCTTTGTTTTCCTCGTTCTGTTTGTCGTCTCGCTTGTTATCAACGCACTGCGTGGCCGCAGACCGCCGGTCTAA
- a CDS encoding entericidin A/B family lipoprotein, producing the protein MSNTMKKFLAILMISGMGLGLAACETAEGFGEDVEDAGEAIQNEAD; encoded by the coding sequence ATGTCGAATACGATGAAAAAGTTTCTCGCGATTCTGATGATTTCGGGTATGGGCCTTGGCCTTGCTGCCTGTGAAACTGCCGAAGGCTTCGGCGAAGACGTCGAAGACGCTGGTGAAGCCATTCAGAACGAAGCTGATTAA
- a CDS encoding alpha/beta hydrolase family protein, which produces MKPIYLAFALCLFAGLKTSPVLAEQQTDYAGYDRFDVRAAHRSMPIAASVWYPADTVIYKAPVGNNIIWKGTSAYIGAAIAPGKHPLVLLSHGSGGNMDGLGWLSSQLALRGAIVVALNHPGTTSGDSSPRRTPFIGERAADIRATLDQVLSNPSFAPYIDRQNISAIGFSLGGTTVLNLIGVRFDQTLFAQYCDRFGDAAQDCDFLRKGGVDLDHMPNDFDVPSRDDRIVRSIAIEPGMGFAATEQSLAAVTSPVLCIGLGEEEKWAAADFGPTGSNLVARIKNASSANFAPAHHLTFLDECQPNAAEILKEEGSDPICTDPPGTDRALIHRQIIDEISEYLVLDAKPS; this is translated from the coding sequence ATGAAACCGATATATCTCGCCTTTGCCCTGTGTCTGTTCGCAGGTCTGAAAACATCGCCTGTACTGGCGGAACAGCAAACCGATTATGCCGGGTACGATCGTTTTGATGTGCGCGCTGCCCATCGTTCCATGCCAATCGCGGCCTCAGTCTGGTATCCCGCAGATACCGTGATTTACAAGGCACCTGTCGGCAACAATATCATCTGGAAGGGAACAAGCGCCTATATCGGTGCAGCAATTGCACCGGGTAAGCACCCGCTGGTTCTTCTGTCCCATGGCTCGGGCGGTAATATGGATGGACTTGGCTGGTTGTCTTCGCAACTGGCCTTGCGCGGTGCAATTGTTGTTGCGCTAAACCATCCCGGCACCACATCAGGGGATTCTTCACCCCGCCGGACACCATTTATTGGCGAGCGGGCGGCAGATATTCGGGCAACCCTTGATCAGGTTCTGTCAAATCCGTCCTTTGCTCCTTACATTGATCGCCAAAATATCTCTGCGATTGGCTTCTCTTTGGGTGGAACGACGGTCCTAAACCTTATCGGGGTAAGGTTTGATCAAACGCTTTTTGCGCAATATTGCGACCGATTTGGCGATGCCGCACAGGATTGCGACTTTTTGCGCAAGGGAGGCGTCGATCTTGATCATATGCCCAATGACTTCGACGTTCCCAGCCGGGATGACCGGATTGTGCGTAGTATTGCGATTGAACCGGGCATGGGGTTCGCCGCGACGGAGCAAAGCCTTGCAGCGGTGACGTCTCCGGTGCTTTGCATTGGCCTTGGCGAAGAAGAAAAATGGGCGGCTGCCGATTTTGGTCCGACTGGCAGCAATCTTGTTGCACGGATCAAAAATGCATCTTCGGCAAATTTTGCGCCTGCACATCACCTGACATTTCTTGACGAATGTCAGCCAAACGCCGCCGAAATTCTGAAAGAAGAAGGTAGCGATCCGATCTGCACCGATCCCCCTGGTACGGACCGCGCCCTGATCCATCGCCAGATCATTGATGAAATCAGTGAATATCTGGTGCTTGATGCAAAGCCATCCTGA